In a genomic window of uncultured Flavobacterium sp.:
- a CDS encoding histidine kinase, whose protein sequence is MSPKVIPESEIVATVIFSCVSFLLMGLVLVLFFYFSRKKIVQKEIENKNLEIQYQKDQLYAIIVTQEEERKRIAQDLHDDISSKLNIVSLNSHLLTAPNLTEAETLEITGNIIALTTKALENSRKIAHNLLPPVFEKFGLNAGVEELCEEFESSKAIKTYYKNEIDFDEKDIDRHLHIFRVLQELMNNSLRHGKATEIWIAFKNINGINTCNYEDNGVGFDSKSIENQKGLGMKNIDSRISFLNGTIKINSEVGKGIAVIFTF, encoded by the coding sequence ATGAGTCCAAAAGTAATTCCAGAATCCGAAATCGTAGCAACCGTTATATTTAGTTGTGTTTCCTTTTTATTGATGGGACTTGTTTTGGTCTTGTTTTTCTATTTCTCCAGAAAGAAAATTGTCCAAAAAGAAATTGAAAATAAGAACTTAGAAATCCAATATCAAAAAGATCAATTGTATGCGATTATTGTGACTCAGGAAGAAGAGCGTAAAAGAATCGCTCAGGATTTACATGATGATATTAGTTCTAAACTTAATATTGTTTCGCTAAACAGTCATTTACTTACTGCGCCAAATCTGACCGAAGCTGAAACATTAGAAATTACCGGAAATATAATTGCATTGACAACCAAAGCACTTGAAAATTCGAGAAAAATAGCCCATAATTTATTGCCGCCCGTTTTTGAAAAATTCGGATTGAATGCAGGTGTCGAAGAATTATGCGAAGAATTTGAAAGTAGTAAAGCAATAAAAACATATTATAAAAATGAAATTGATTTTGATGAGAAAGACATTGATCGTCATTTACACATTTTTAGAGTTTTGCAAGAATTAATGAATAATTCACTTCGTCATGGAAAAGCAACCGAAATTTGGATTGCTTTTAAAAATATAAACGGAATTAATACCTGTAATTATGAAGATAATGGAGTAGGTTTTGATAGCAAAAGCATTGAAAATCAAAAAGGTTTAGGCATGAAGAATATTGATAGCCGTATTTCGTTTTTAAACGGAACAATCAAAATAAATTCTGAAGTAGGTAAAGGAATAGCCGTAATTTTCACTTTTTAA
- a CDS encoding endonuclease/exonuclease/phosphatase family protein has protein sequence MKNTLSFILLFFYFFSFSQTKILSWNLENFGKSKSESELNFIANTINNYDIVAIQEVVAGYGGAQAVAKLVEALNEKGAKWDYRISDPTSSSSYKRERYAFIWKTSKIKLKGSTWLEKKYHVEIDREPYFATFEINKKSITLVSFHAITKSKQPETEIKYFKFLPAEYPDLNLVFLGDFNCPQSHTVFNPLKNMGYNSALQNQKTTLKQKCSADNCLASEFDNIFYKSFSTKYIDSGIISFHKKFISLKEARKISDHIPIWFEFSLN, from the coding sequence ATGAAAAATACTCTTAGCTTTATTCTTTTATTTTTTTACTTCTTCTCTTTTTCACAAACTAAAATTCTTTCCTGGAATTTAGAAAATTTTGGTAAATCAAAATCTGAATCTGAATTAAATTTTATAGCCAATACTATAAACAACTATGATATTGTTGCAATTCAAGAAGTTGTTGCCGGTTATGGCGGCGCTCAGGCAGTTGCAAAACTTGTAGAAGCTCTAAACGAAAAAGGTGCTAAATGGGATTATCGCATTAGCGATCCAACTAGCAGCAGCAGTTACAAAAGAGAGCGTTATGCTTTTATCTGGAAAACTTCCAAAATAAAACTAAAAGGAAGTACGTGGCTAGAAAAAAAATATCACGTAGAAATTGATCGGGAACCTTATTTTGCGACTTTCGAAATTAATAAAAAATCAATAACACTGGTCAGTTTTCATGCTATTACAAAAAGTAAACAACCTGAAACAGAAATTAAATATTTTAAATTTTTACCCGCAGAATATCCAGATTTAAATTTAGTTTTTCTTGGAGATTTTAATTGTCCCCAATCTCATACTGTTTTTAATCCTTTAAAAAATATGGGATATAATTCTGCTTTACAAAATCAAAAGACCACTTTAAAACAAAAATGTTCTGCTGATAATTGTTTAGCTTCTGAATTTGATAATATATTCTACAAGTCTTTTTCTACAAAATATATTGATTCAGGTATAATTTCATTTCATAAAAAATTCATTTCCTTAAAAGAAGCCCGAAAAATATCGGATCATATTCCTATATGGTTTGAATTTTCTTTAAATTAA
- a CDS encoding Crp/Fnr family transcriptional regulator: MFTALFQHIEKFITLEPSEIDTLESCLSLSCIKKKDHVLKEGQICDTMYFIAKGCMRQYIINSRGSEQTLQFGIENWWITDYLSYHNHVPSHFYIQAVENTEVIAIEKSVLESLLVEIPKLERYFRIVSQKSFGAAQMRIKFLFTMSAEERYHHFNDLNPEFVQRVPQYMLASYLDFSAEFMSKIRAGKI, encoded by the coding sequence ATGTTTACAGCTCTCTTTCAACATATAGAAAAATTCATAACATTAGAACCTTCAGAAATTGATACTCTGGAATCTTGCTTAAGTTTATCTTGTATCAAAAAGAAAGATCACGTACTGAAAGAAGGTCAGATTTGTGATACAATGTATTTTATTGCAAAAGGATGTATGCGCCAATATATCATTAATTCCAGAGGAAGTGAGCAAACACTTCAGTTTGGAATTGAAAACTGGTGGATTACAGATTATTTAAGCTATCATAATCATGTTCCTTCGCATTTTTATATTCAGGCTGTTGAGAATACCGAAGTTATCGCAATAGAAAAATCTGTTCTTGAATCTTTATTAGTTGAGATTCCGAAACTGGAACGTTATTTTAGAATTGTATCTCAAAAATCATTTGGAGCTGCACAAATGCGAATTAAGTTTTTGTTCACTATGTCGGCAGAAGAAAGATACCATCACTTTAATGATCTTAATCCGGAGTTTGTACAACGCGTTCCACAATACATGCTTGCCTCCTATCTAGATTTCTCTGCTGAATTTATGAGTAAAATTAGAGCTGGAAAGATATAA
- a CDS encoding carboxymuconolactone decarboxylase family protein, protein MKSRIVIPTVAPEAYQALMNLEKYISTTSLTPVHKELIKIRASQINGCAYCINMHTIDGRKHGITEQKIYLLNAWREADVYTEEEKAILALTEQVTLITNHVSDEVYQNAANLFDDKYLAEIILLIITINSWNRLAIATGMRAA, encoded by the coding sequence ATGAAATCAAGAATCGTTATCCCAACAGTTGCTCCAGAAGCTTATCAAGCATTAATGAATTTAGAAAAATACATTTCTACTACTTCATTGACTCCTGTTCATAAAGAACTAATTAAAATTCGTGCGTCACAAATAAACGGTTGTGCTTACTGTATTAATATGCATACAATAGATGGCAGAAAACACGGAATCACGGAGCAAAAAATATACTTATTAAATGCATGGCGCGAAGCTGATGTTTATACTGAAGAAGAAAAAGCAATTTTAGCTTTAACAGAACAAGTGACTTTGATTACGAATCACGTTTCTGACGAAGTGTATCAAAATGCCGCAAATCTATTTGATGATAAATATCTTGCTGAAATTATCTTATTGATTATAACTATTAATTCATGGAATAGATTAGCAATAGCAACAGGAATGAGAGCTGCATAA
- a CDS encoding response regulator, with amino-acid sequence MFKKVLVAEDLDSISIAVIQVLEDLKIPTIHHVKYCDDGLLKVKKALLDNEPYDLLISDLSFKTDHRKTTLTNGEDLIKAVNSVQPKLKKIIFSIEDKSYRIKTLFNDLGINAYVSKGRNSIEELRNAIEGTFRNEEKILSSDLSFSFNDKALIEIESYDISILQLLAQGYILEHISNEFKASCITPNGTSSIEKRINKLKIYFKANNNVHLIAIAKDFGLV; translated from the coding sequence ATGTTCAAAAAAGTTTTAGTTGCCGAAGATTTAGATAGTATAAGTATAGCTGTTATACAAGTACTTGAAGACCTTAAAATCCCAACAATTCATCATGTGAAGTATTGTGACGATGGCTTATTAAAAGTAAAAAAAGCATTATTAGACAACGAACCATACGATTTACTTATAAGCGATTTGTCTTTTAAAACAGATCACAGAAAGACGACTCTTACTAATGGCGAAGATTTAATAAAAGCTGTAAACAGTGTTCAGCCCAAATTAAAAAAAATAATTTTCTCTATTGAAGATAAATCTTATCGAATAAAAACACTTTTTAATGATTTGGGGATTAATGCTTATGTGTCGAAAGGAAGAAATAGCATTGAAGAATTAAGAAATGCAATTGAAGGAACTTTTAGAAATGAAGAAAAAATACTTTCTTCTGATTTATCTTTTAGTTTTAACGATAAAGCTCTTATCGAAATTGAATCATATGACATTTCAATCTTACAACTTTTAGCACAAGGATATATTTTAGAGCATATCTCAAATGAATTTAAAGCTTCCTGTATTACTCCAAATGGAACAAGTAGTATTGAAAAAAGGATCAATAAACTAAAGATATATTTCAAAGCCAATAACAATGTTCATTTAATTGCTATTGCTAAAGACTTTGGTTTAGTTTAA
- a CDS encoding tetratricopeptide repeat protein, with the protein MKKQLGFIPNKTILKYLLIIQFLLLGGSLLLYQSYKNETPVKPIKKDNTAEIKRLSDIADVYFDTNKKDSAIYVFTKAKKLCDPNKNTIDYVYALSCIAELQLQQGNYNASEANATEALPYLKHIKNPRYSWIVYNLLGINYTDNYDNANAIIYFKKAIDLKTSAWRKYIALNNLAAVYMNQKKYKEAMDIFNILASQKNISKYDAINHNNYSFVINNLGFCYYKLGNSKKALNCYYEALKIRLKPETQEGLVTTYKYLSIYFEKTNPNLSTEYARKAYNHALKLNNPTDKIEALGLLIKRSEGNELKQHSLSYLKLVDSVSLAKQTAKNQFTNIKYTSKKDKEENLKLKAQKAENKLQLERQKKRIIISYIIIVFILGLVTFLYFHLKEKVKKEKDDAIFKSELRISKKLHDELANDVYQTMAFAENRDLKLSENKEHLLNNLENIYLRARNISKENSKITTNEDYAAALKEMIGGFKTPKINILLNGFDSILWSKVDKNKKIVLYRVLQELFLNMKKHSEATLVSITFKIIEKNIIVTYNDNGVGTNKSGLILKNGLQNVENRIKTINGTIIFDPDYEKGFKLSFTLPI; encoded by the coding sequence ATGAAAAAGCAATTAGGTTTCATTCCCAATAAAACAATCTTAAAATATCTTTTAATAATACAATTTCTATTATTAGGAGGTTCTTTGCTATTATATCAATCCTATAAAAATGAAACTCCTGTAAAACCAATAAAAAAAGATAATACTGCCGAAATAAAAAGACTGTCAGATATTGCAGATGTATATTTTGATACTAATAAAAAAGACAGTGCAATTTATGTTTTCACTAAAGCTAAAAAACTTTGTGATCCTAATAAAAATACTATCGACTATGTCTATGCTTTGTCTTGTATTGCTGAACTTCAATTACAGCAAGGAAATTATAATGCCAGTGAAGCAAATGCTACAGAAGCATTACCTTATTTAAAACATATCAAAAATCCCAGATACTCATGGATAGTATATAATTTATTAGGTATTAACTACACAGATAATTATGACAACGCCAATGCAATTATATATTTCAAAAAAGCTATAGACCTGAAAACTAGCGCATGGAGAAAATACATCGCTTTAAATAATTTAGCTGCTGTTTATATGAATCAAAAGAAATATAAAGAGGCAATGGATATTTTTAATATTCTGGCTTCACAAAAAAATATTTCAAAATATGACGCTATTAACCATAATAATTATTCTTTCGTAATAAATAATTTAGGCTTTTGTTACTATAAACTGGGAAATTCAAAAAAAGCACTAAATTGTTATTATGAAGCATTAAAGATCAGATTAAAACCAGAAACTCAGGAAGGATTGGTGACAACGTATAAATATCTTTCAATATATTTTGAAAAAACTAATCCAAATTTATCCACAGAATATGCCCGAAAAGCTTATAATCATGCGTTAAAATTAAACAATCCTACAGATAAAATTGAAGCTTTAGGATTACTCATCAAACGCAGCGAAGGAAATGAGTTAAAACAACATTCATTATCTTATTTAAAACTTGTTGATAGTGTTAGTCTTGCAAAACAAACTGCAAAAAATCAGTTTACAAATATCAAGTATACTTCTAAAAAAGACAAAGAAGAAAATCTAAAACTTAAAGCTCAGAAGGCTGAGAATAAACTTCAATTAGAAAGACAAAAAAAGCGAATTATCATTTCGTATATTATAATTGTATTTATTCTTGGACTTGTTACCTTTCTTTATTTTCATCTAAAAGAAAAAGTAAAAAAAGAAAAGGACGACGCAATCTTTAAAAGTGAACTGAGAATATCTAAAAAATTACATGATGAACTCGCCAATGATGTTTATCAAACGATGGCTTTTGCCGAAAACAGAGATTTGAAGCTAAGTGAAAACAAAGAACATCTCTTAAATAATTTAGAGAATATATACCTAAGAGCAAGAAACATATCGAAAGAGAACAGTAAAATAACAACAAATGAAGATTATGCCGCAGCATTAAAAGAAATGATTGGTGGTTTTAAAACACCTAAAATTAACATTTTACTAAATGGCTTTGATTCAATTTTATGGAGTAAAGTTGATAAAAATAAAAAAATCGTCTTATACCGGGTTTTACAAGAACTGTTTCTAAATATGAAGAAGCATAGCGAGGCGACTTTAGTGAGTATTACATTCAAAATAATAGAAAAAAACATAATCGTCACCTACAATGATAATGGGGTTGGAACCAACAAAAGTGGATTAATTTTAAAAAATGGACTACAAAATGTGGAAAACCGTATTAAAACTATAAATGGAACTATTATTTTTGACCCAGATTATGAAAAAGGCTTTAAGTTAAGTTTCACTTTACCCATTTAA
- the rplT gene encoding 50S ribosomal protein L20, protein MPRSVNSVAKRARRKKIMKQAKGFFGRRKNVWTVAKNAVEKAMCYAYRDRKQNKRNFRALWIQRINAGARLEGMSYSQFMGKVKANGIELNRKVLADLAMNHPEAFKAILNKVK, encoded by the coding sequence ATGCCAAGATCGGTAAATTCAGTTGCTAAAAGAGCAAGAAGAAAAAAAATAATGAAGCAAGCCAAAGGTTTCTTTGGTAGACGTAAAAACGTTTGGACAGTTGCTAAGAATGCAGTAGAGAAAGCAATGTGCTACGCTTACCGCGATAGAAAACAAAACAAAAGAAATTTCCGTGCTTTATGGATTCAACGTATCAACGCTGGAGCTAGATTAGAAGGAATGTCTTATTCTCAATTCATGGGGAAAGTAAAAGCTAATGGAATCGAATTGAACCGTAAAGTTCTTGCAGATTTAGCTATGAACCACCCTGAAGCTTTCAAAGCAATACTTAATAAAGTAAAATAA
- a CDS encoding response regulator transcription factor, with translation MSAAIKIALVDDEVLFRKGISFLLQREDNIEIVFEASNGEDLISQLQEIETKPDIIVMDLKMPVLNGVEATKIIRKLYPEIKIVALTSYDTKSFIANMIQVGAVAYLIKNTTPKDLIKTINEVHRKGFHYNENVLRTIQETIVSSKNTKGNLETSFLSPREIEILQLICQQKTTSEIAEHLYLSPRTVEGHRNNLLLKTESRNIAGLVVYAIQNEIADLTL, from the coding sequence ATGAGTGCCGCTATTAAAATTGCTTTAGTCGATGACGAAGTTTTGTTCCGTAAAGGGATTTCTTTTTTGTTGCAAAGAGAAGATAATATCGAGATCGTTTTTGAAGCCTCAAATGGCGAAGATCTTATTTCTCAATTACAAGAGATCGAAACAAAACCGGATATAATCGTAATGGATTTAAAAATGCCAGTACTAAATGGCGTTGAAGCAACAAAAATAATTAGAAAATTATATCCCGAAATTAAAATAGTCGCTTTAACCAGTTACGATACAAAGTCATTTATTGCCAATATGATTCAGGTTGGCGCCGTTGCATATCTAATAAAGAATACAACACCCAAAGATTTAATTAAAACGATTAATGAAGTCCATAGAAAAGGATTTCATTACAATGAAAATGTTTTAAGAACAATACAAGAAACAATAGTTTCGTCTAAAAATACAAAAGGTAATTTAGAAACTAGTTTTCTCTCGCCACGCGAAATAGAAATTCTACAACTTATTTGTCAGCAAAAAACAACTTCAGAAATTGCTGAGCATCTTTATTTAAGCCCGCGAACGGTCGAAGGACATCGCAATAATTTATTACTTAAAACAGAATCTAGAAACATAGCTGGTTTAGTAGTATATGCAATTCAAAATGAAATTGCAGATCTCACACTTTAA
- the rpmI gene encoding 50S ribosomal protein L35, with protein MPKMKTKSSAKKRFKVTGSGKIKRKHAFKSHILTKKSKKRKLALTHSALVHSTDMKSIKQQLRII; from the coding sequence ATGCCTAAAATGAAAACAAAATCTAGCGCCAAGAAACGTTTCAAAGTTACTGGTTCTGGAAAGATTAAAAGAAAGCATGCTTTTAAAAGTCACATCTTGACTAAAAAATCTAAAAAACGTAAATTAGCTTTGACACACTCAGCGCTAGTTCACTCTACAGATATGAAAAGCATCAAACAACAATTAAGAATTATCTAA
- a CDS encoding asparagine synthetase B translates to MNKSLVYIFIFLLSLTAKASFILLPMDETTQQNHLKAYGITYWCLSKDYKASWLLNYRGGSFLLPDVAEIRKECQIRGVSFEILSDSEEASILEEISSPSQNMESVILEKAPKIAVYTPKGKQPWDDAVTLVLTYAEIPFTPIYDEEVLSDQLLLYDWLHLHHEDFTGQYGKFYAAYKNTPWYIDQKKDAEALAAKLGYAKVSQEKGAVAKKIRDFVIGGGFMFAMCSATDSFDIALAADGVDICEAMFDGDASDSNYQSKLNYSNSFAFKDFVLERRPEVYEFSDIDMTTKRRIPVEKDYFSLMEFSAKWDPIPSMLCQNHTQLVKGFMGQTTSFDSSLIKSNVLVMGTCELNGESRYIHGEKGKGMFTFFGGHDPEDFQHQVGDPPTVLDLHPNSPGYRLILNNVLFPAARKKKLKT, encoded by the coding sequence ATGAATAAGAGTTTAGTTTATATTTTCATATTTCTATTATCATTGACGGCAAAAGCTTCATTTATTTTACTGCCAATGGACGAGACAACTCAGCAGAATCACTTAAAAGCATACGGAATTACCTATTGGTGTTTAAGTAAAGATTATAAAGCAAGTTGGTTGCTCAATTATAGAGGAGGATCATTTCTACTGCCTGATGTTGCTGAAATTAGAAAAGAATGTCAGATTCGAGGCGTTAGTTTTGAGATACTTTCAGATAGTGAAGAAGCTTCAATTTTAGAAGAAATATCAAGTCCATCGCAAAATATGGAATCTGTTATACTCGAAAAAGCACCTAAAATTGCAGTTTATACTCCCAAAGGAAAACAACCTTGGGATGATGCTGTAACATTAGTTTTGACATATGCTGAAATTCCTTTTACACCAATTTACGACGAAGAAGTTTTAAGCGATCAATTATTACTTTATGATTGGCTGCATTTGCACCATGAAGATTTTACAGGACAATACGGAAAATTTTATGCAGCTTACAAAAATACCCCTTGGTATATCGATCAAAAAAAGGATGCCGAAGCTCTGGCAGCAAAATTAGGTTATGCTAAAGTCTCACAAGAAAAAGGTGCTGTCGCAAAAAAAATTAGAGATTTTGTAATAGGCGGCGGTTTTATGTTTGCCATGTGTTCTGCAACAGATAGTTTTGATATTGCCTTGGCCGCTGACGGAGTTGATATTTGTGAAGCTATGTTTGATGGTGATGCAAGTGATTCAAATTACCAATCAAAGTTAAATTATTCAAATTCGTTTGCTTTCAAAGATTTTGTTTTAGAAAGAAGACCAGAAGTTTATGAGTTCTCTGATATTGATATGACAACAAAAAGAAGAATTCCTGTCGAAAAAGATTATTTTAGTCTAATGGAATTTTCGGCAAAATGGGATCCAATCCCAAGTATGTTATGTCAGAACCATACCCAATTAGTTAAAGGTTTTATGGGACAAACAACGTCATTTGATTCTTCATTAATAAAATCTAATGTTTTGGTTATGGGAACTTGCGAACTAAATGGTGAGTCTAGATATATTCATGGCGAAAAAGGAAAAGGAATGTTTACTTTTTTTGGAGGTCATGATCCCGAAGATTTTCAACATCAGGTTGGAGATCCGCCAACAGTTTTAGATTTACATCCAAATTCTCCAGGTTACAGATTAATTCTTAACAATGTTTTGTTTCCGGCTGCAAGAAAGAAAAAGCTAAAAACATAA
- the infC gene encoding translation initiation factor IF-3: MRSNRGYQPRVEKKDAHRINNNIRGVQEVRLVGENIEPGVFKLAEALRLADQFELDLVEISPNAEPPVCKIMDYKKFVYEQKKRDKVLKAKSTQVVVKEIRFGPQTDEHDYEFKRKNAEKFLKEGAKLKAFVFFKGRSIIYKDQGQILLLRLATDLEEHGKVEAMPVLEGKRMIMFIAPKKKK, encoded by the coding sequence ATAAGAAGCAACAGAGGTTACCAACCTCGAGTAGAAAAAAAAGATGCACACAGAATAAACAATAATATTCGTGGTGTACAAGAAGTAAGATTAGTAGGCGAAAACATCGAACCAGGTGTATTTAAGCTTGCAGAAGCTTTACGTTTAGCAGATCAATTTGAATTGGATTTAGTTGAAATCTCGCCAAACGCTGAACCGCCGGTTTGTAAAATCATGGATTACAAGAAATTTGTTTACGAACAAAAGAAACGTGATAAGGTTTTAAAAGCTAAGTCTACGCAAGTTGTAGTAAAAGAAATTAGATTTGGTCCTCAGACTGATGAGCATGATTATGAATTTAAAAGGAAAAATGCTGAAAAATTCCTGAAAGAGGGTGCTAAATTAAAAGCGTTCGTTTTCTTTAAAGGTCGTTCTATCATCTATAAGGATCAAGGACAGATTTTATTACTACGTTTGGCAACAGATTTAGAAGAACATGGTAAAGTAGAAGCTATGCCAGTTTTGGAAGGTAAGAGAATGATTATGTTCATTGCTCCAAAGAAAAAGAAATAA
- a CDS encoding tetratricopeptide repeat protein: MIPQRLRTPLYIIFTFLFFLSCQEQNSKITQHKNTKAEVQKTIAIADGLFNNNKLDSAFYYYNKAKFICNPISNADHYVASLNRMAEIQQIHADYAGSESTITEVLPYLKYAKKTPQIWNSYVIQSINYLNTYDYNNAILYNQKALDLKTEESLKLAAKNNIAVILMEEGKYNDALSIFLSLISNKDVINDTVFQGRALDNIGFCYFKTGDSVKALDFLNKSLQLRKKTNNPFDLGKSYMHFAKFYEKSNPTLAKKYMLLSYEKFNSINNTDERLSSLKLIITNSSDRELKKYSTIYVNLVDSVFEIRQKAKNQFAKIKYDSKKEKNENLKLNTHKVENELQLERQKNKNIISYIIIILSLSLILVLYFYLTSRGNREKIEATYKSETRIAKKLHDELANDIYHTMAFAESKNLSLAENKEQLLNNLDIIYLRTRDISKESSPIITSEKYILYLKEMISGFNTPHINLVLNGLESIPWNEIEKNKRVTIYRVLQELLVNMKKYSNANLVGITFKKTYNNVVITYTDNGKGIDLNRITFKNGLHNVENRILAIKGIIDIDSAPDKGFKVFIKFPI, from the coding sequence ATGATACCACAAAGATTGCGCACACCTTTATATATAATTTTTACTTTTCTATTTTTTTTATCTTGCCAAGAACAGAATTCTAAAATTACTCAACACAAAAACACAAAAGCTGAAGTTCAAAAAACAATTGCTATTGCCGATGGGCTATTTAATAACAATAAGTTAGATAGTGCTTTTTACTACTATAATAAGGCAAAATTCATTTGTAATCCAATAAGCAATGCTGACCATTATGTAGCTTCATTAAACCGTATGGCTGAAATTCAGCAAATTCATGCGGATTATGCAGGAAGCGAATCTACTATTACTGAAGTTCTTCCGTATTTGAAATATGCAAAAAAGACTCCTCAGATATGGAATTCTTATGTTATTCAAAGCATCAACTACTTGAATACATATGACTACAACAACGCAATATTATACAATCAAAAAGCTTTAGATCTAAAAACGGAGGAATCGCTCAAACTTGCTGCTAAAAATAATATAGCTGTTATATTAATGGAAGAAGGTAAATATAATGACGCTCTTTCAATTTTCTTGTCTTTAATATCCAATAAAGATGTAATTAATGATACCGTATTTCAAGGAAGAGCCTTAGATAATATTGGTTTTTGCTACTTCAAAACGGGTGATTCCGTAAAAGCTCTTGACTTTCTCAACAAAAGTCTACAGTTAAGAAAAAAGACAAATAACCCTTTTGACTTAGGAAAAAGTTATATGCATTTTGCAAAATTCTACGAAAAAAGCAATCCCACGTTGGCAAAGAAATATATGCTTCTTAGTTATGAAAAATTTAATTCTATAAATAATACTGACGAAAGACTGTCTTCATTAAAACTAATAATCACAAATAGTTCTGATAGAGAACTAAAGAAGTACTCGACAATCTATGTTAATCTTGTGGATAGCGTCTTTGAAATAAGGCAAAAAGCAAAAAACCAATTTGCTAAAATCAAATACGATTCCAAAAAAGAAAAAAACGAAAACTTAAAACTTAATACACATAAAGTAGAAAATGAATTACAATTAGAAAGACAAAAAAACAAAAATATTATCTCGTACATAATTATTATCTTAAGTCTAAGTCTAATTTTAGTACTCTATTTCTATTTAACTTCCAGAGGGAATCGTGAAAAAATTGAAGCAACGTACAAAAGTGAAACACGTATTGCAAAAAAATTACATGATGAACTCGCTAACGATATTTACCACACTATGGCTTTTGCGGAAAGTAAAAACCTTTCATTAGCAGAAAACAAAGAACAATTATTAAATAATCTGGATATTATATATTTAAGAACGAGAGATATTTCTAAGGAAAGTAGTCCAATTATAACTTCGGAAAAATATATACTCTATCTAAAAGAAATGATTTCCGGTTTTAATACTCCTCACATTAATTTAGTTTTAAATGGTCTCGAAAGTATTCCATGGAATGAAATTGAAAAAAATAAAAGAGTAACGATCTATAGAGTGTTACAGGAATTACTAGTAAACATGAAAAAATACAGTAATGCCAATTTGGTTGGTATTACTTTTAAAAAGACTTATAATAATGTTGTAATAACTTATACCGATAACGGAAAAGGTATCGATCTAAATAGAATAACATTTAAAAACGGACTTCATAACGTTGAAAACAGGATTCTGGCAATTAAAGGAATAATCGATATTGATTCCGCGCCAGATAAGGGATTTAAAGTTTTTATTAAATTCCCTATTTAA